In Amphiprion ocellaris isolate individual 3 ecotype Okinawa chromosome 3, ASM2253959v1, whole genome shotgun sequence, one genomic interval encodes:
- the myo5c gene encoding unconventional myosin-Vc has translation MAVLELYTQYNRVWIPDAEHVWKSAEILRDFHSGDNVLDLLLEDGTEYRFPVDPSKPQLPPLRNPDILVGENDLTALSYLHEPAVLHNLKVRFVESRIIYTYCGIILVAVNPYKQLPVYGDAIIHAYSGQNMGDMDPHIFAVAEEAYKQMARNHKNQSIIVSGESGAGKTVSARYAMRYFAVVSKSGSQTRVEDKVLASNPITEAIGNAKTTRNDNSSRFGKYTEISFDRRYRIIGANMRTYLLEKSRVVFQADNERNYHIFYQMCSSANLPEFKNLRLLTADKFRYTCMGGDTTIEGVDDKKDMEETRRTFSLLGLKEAFQLDVFRVLAAILHLGNVEIRSSGDDRSSVPPGDPHLAVFCELLGVSADGLVRWLCHRRIVLVAETVVKPVPRERAVNARDALAKQIYAHLFDCIINRINAALQVPGKQHAFIGVLDIYGFETFDINSFEQFCINYANEKLQQQFNLHVFKLEQEEYMKEDIPWTLIDFYDNQPVIDLIEAKMGILDLLDEECLFPQGTDQSWLQKLYNYLDTNPLFEKPRLSNEAFVIQHFADKVEYQCRGFLEKNRDALYEELVDLMRGSEFPFLANFFQEEERNTATSKTVKVRPARPSVKPANKQLRTSVGDKFHSSLSLLMETLNATTPHYVRCIKPNDEKLPFEYDSGRVVQQLRACGVLETIRISAQSYPSRWTYIEFYSRYSILMSHLEADLNDKKQTCKNVLQRLIQDSNQYKFGRTKIFFRAGQVAYLEKLRLDRLRGACVTIQKHVRGWSQRRRYLAVRQAAIILQQYIRGKRTIRKTVSATTLKQGWAAVVIQRYWRGYRVRQVYHVVRLASITIQAFTRGWMARKRYKKMLKEHKALVLQKYARAWLARRRFQTMRRLVLNVQLSYRVQQLRKKVEEQNKENRGLMERLTSLANSHSQTVDRLQGLEAKLEKSSNQKASLEAREKKAKEDASLTISQFQKEIDALNLEKQNLEKKFEVSTKEAKERFDEVKRNLSEEKENEARLRKIAENNIDIQRQDHENEVKTLKEEIKRLKEERVSLQRKIEEGEQLNADLQEQVIQLTKHVKAIPELRRDLNNLQNQKNNMDRKMKQQSEQAKTKMSEITKQLLGGVVEEEVLLGLTPDDSETIYEAEDFLVVFESLQKATRVLENHQREQKERYDTQVEGLTLKVDHLQNENSKLQNLFQEKSNVNENIHQEVSRLSSENSIIPELKLQVSELQRQKQELEGLVEEQNRELAEKDKEITNTLHRRITEESTQRRHFEEKAEELEEAKRELDSRVEELEEENEHLKRQQLMENEVKMKLRHETSRLTAENMDFEELLDQKNRLIKKLQNQIKSLETSQKAKQASPSAIPKDYLGMLEYKREDEPRLIQNIVLDLKPKGVVVNMIPGLPAYILFMCVRHADYLNDEMKLKSLMNAIIGGIKKVIMSYHKDFELLSFWLSNTYQLLNCLKQYSGEEEFLKQSTPRQIKNCLKNFDLSEHRQILSDLAIHIYHQFITTMEKALTPAIVPGMLEHESLQGISSMKPTGFRKRSSSVYEDSETYTISSILQQLTVFHSTMNHHGMDQGLVRQAIKQLFFLIGATTLNNIMLRKDMCSCRKGMQIRCNISYLEEWLKEKELQSSNAIDTLRPLSQAAWLLQVNKSTDDDAKDIAEKCTELNPVQIVKILNSYTPIDDFEKRVTSSFVRKVQGLLQDHEGSTQLMLDTDYHFQVMFPFCSSSQALELLQVPNSLHLDFLNRI, from the exons ATGGCTGTGTTGGAGCTTTACACACAG TACAACAGAGTTTGGATACCAGATGCAGAACATGTGTGGAAATCAGCAGAGATTCTGAGAGACTTCCATTCTGGAGACAATGTTCTTGACCTGCTGCTTGAAGATGGCACC GAGTACCGTTTCCCAGTTGATCCGTCTAAACCACAGCTGCCTCCTCTTCGAAACCCGGACATCTTGGTGGGGGAGAATGACCTCACAGCTCTCAGCTACCTGCACGAACCTGCAGTTCTGCACAACCTCAAAGTGCGATTTGTGGAGTCCAGAATCATCTATACCTACTGTG GTATTATACTGGTGGCTGTAAATCCCTACAAACAGCTCCCTGTCTATGGAGATGCAATCATTCATGCCTACTCAGGCCAGAACATGGGAGACATGGACCCTCATATATTTGCAGTGGCAGAGGAGGCTTACAAACAGATGGCCAG AAATCACAAGAATCAGTCGATCATTGTCAGTGGTGAATCTGGAGCTGGTAAGACGGTGTCTGCTCGATATGCGATGAGGTACTTTGCTGTAGTGAGCAAATCTGGAAGTCAGACTCGAGTTGAAGACAAAGTCCTGGCATCCAATCCAATAACAGAG GCAATAGGAAATGCAAAGACCACCAGGAACGACAACAGCAGCCGTTTTGGGAAATACACTGAGATCAGCTTCGACAGGAGGTACCGGATCATCGGAGCGAACATGAGAACTTACCTGTTAGAGAAGTCCAGAGTTGTTTTTCAG gCAGACAACGAGCGTAATTATCACATATTCTACCAGATGTGCTCCAGTGCAAACCTGCCAGAGTTCAAGAACCTAAGACTGT TGACTGCGGATAAGTTCAGATACACCTGCATGGGCGGTGACACAACTATTGAAGGCGTAGACGACAAGAAGGACATGGAAGAGACTCGACGCACCTTCTCACTGCTGG GACTGAAGGAAGCCTTTCAGTTAGATGTGTTCAGAGTCCTGGCAGCCATTCTGCATTTAGGGAATGTGGAGATCAGAAGCTCAGGAGATGATAGATCATCAGTCCCT CCCGGCGATCCACACCTGGCAGTCTTCTGTGAGCTGCTGGGTGTGAGTGCAGACGGTTTGGTGCGTTGGCTGTGCCATCGGAGGATCGTTCTGGTGGCAGAGACGGTTGTGAAGCCGGTGCCCAGGGAGCGGGCGGTAAATGCCAGAGATGCTCTGGCTAAGCAGATCTATGCCCATCTGTTTGACTGCATCATTAACAGGATAAATGCGGCGCTGCAGGTTCCAGGAAAGCAACATGCTTTTATTGGCGTTCTGGACATTTACGG CTTTGAAACGTTTGACATCAACAGCTTTGAACAGTTTTGTATCAACTACGCCAATGagaagcttcagcagcagtttaaTCTG CATGTGTTCAAACTGGAGCAAGAGGAGTACATGAAGGAGGATATTCCATGGACGTTGATAGACTTCTATGACAATCAGCCTGTCATTGATTTGATTGAAGCAAAGATGGGGATCCTTGACTTGCTTGATGAAGAATGCTTA TTCCCACAAGGCACTGATCAGAGCTGGCTGCAGAAGCTGTACAACTACCTAGATACCAATCCTCTGTTTGAGAAGCCAAGGTTATCAAATGAGGCGTTTGTGATTCAGCACTTTGCTGACAAG GTAGAGTATCAGTGCAGAGGTTTCCTTGAAAAGAACCGAGATGCTCTCTATGAAGAACTGGTGGACTTGATGAGAGGCAGTGAG TTTCCGTTTCTGGCCAACTTTTTCCAAGAGGAGGAGCGAAACACTGCGACCAGTAAGACTGTTAAAGTGAGACCCGCCAGGCCTTCAGTGAAACCAGCCAATAAACAGCTGAGAACTTCTGTGGGAGATAAG TTTCACAGCTCCCTCTCCTTGCTGATGGAAACGCTGAATGCGACCACCCCTCACTATGTGCGCTGCATTAAGCCTAATGATGAAAAACTCCCATTTGA ATATGACTCTGGGAGGGTTGTACAGCAGCTGCGAGCTTGTGGAGTCCTTGAAACTATTCGTATCAGTGCACAGAGCTATCCATCCAG GTGGACATACATTGAGTTTTACAGCAGATACAGTATCTTGATGTCACATCTGGAGGCAGACCTTAATGACAAGAAACAAACCTGCAAGAACGTGCTGCAGCGGTTGATTCAG GACTCCAACCAGTACAAGTTTGGTCGGACAAAGATCTTCTTCCGAGCTGGTCAGGTGGCTTATCTGGAGAAGCTGCGTCTGGACCGACTGCGAGGAGCCTGCGTAACCATCCAGAAACATGTCCGCGGATGGAGTCAGAGGAGGAGGTATCTGGCCGTGAGACAAGCAGCCATCATCCTCCAGCAGTACATCCGTGGAAAGAGGACGATCCG taaaacagtgagtGCTACAACGCTGAAGCAGGGCTGGGCGGCAGTGGTGATCCAGAGATACTGGAGAGGCTACCGTGTGAGGCAGGTCTACCATGTGGTCCGTCTGGCTTCCATCACCATTCAGGCCTTCACACGAGGATGGATGGCCCGTAAACGGTACAAGAAG ATGCTGAAGGAGCACAAAGCTCTGGTTCTCCAGAAGTATGCCAGAGCATGGCTGGCACGACGGCGATTTCAAACCATGCGTCGGCTGGTGCTTAACGTTCAGCTCTCCTACAGggtgcagcagctcagaaagAAGGTTGAAGAGCAG AACAAAGAGAATCGTGGACTGATGGAAAGACTGACGAGCTTGGCCAACTCTCATTCTCAAACTGTGGATAGACTTCAGGGTCTGGAGGCAAAGCTGGAAAAATCAAGCAACCAGAAGGCATCTCTGGAGGCTAGAGAGAAGAAAGCAAAAGAAGATGCTAGTCTG ACCATTTCACAGTTTCAAAAGGAGATAGATGCACTAAATCTTGAAaagcagaacttggagaaaaaGTTTGAAGTTTCCACCAAAGAGGCCAAAG AGAGGTTCGATGAAGTGAAAAGGAATCTTtcggaagagaaagaaaatgaagcaagGCTTAGAAA GATTGCTGAGAACAACATTGATATTCAGAGACAGGACCATGAGAATGAGGTGAAAACTCTGAAAGAGGAGATAAAGAGACTGAAAGAGGAGAGAGTCAGTCTGCAGAGAAAGATAGAGGAGGGGGAGCAGCTGAACGCTGACCTGCAGGAACAAGTCATTCAGCTCACCAAGCACGTCAAGGCCATTCCTGAACTACGCAGAGACCTGAACAACCTGCAGAATCAGAAGAATAACATGGACCGAAAGATGAAACAACAGTCGGAACAAGCAAAAA CTAAAATGAGCGAGATTACAAAACAGCTTCTCGGTGGTGTTGTTGAAGAGGAGGTTCTTTTGGG GCTCACTCCTGATGACTCTGAGACGATTTATGAAGCTGAGGATTTTCTGGTAGTCTTTGAAAGCCTGCAGAAAGCTACCAG GGTTCTGGAGAATCACCAGAGGGAACAGAAGGAAAGATATGACACCCAAGTGGAGGGTTTGACATTGAAAGTGGACCATCTTCAAAATGAGAACAGCAAACTGCAGAACCTGTTCCAGGAGAAAAGTAACGTGAATGAAAATATTCACCAAGAAGTATCCAGGCTCAGCAGTGAAAACTCA ATTATACCGGAGCTGAAACTACAAGTTTCAGAGCTTCAGAGACAAAAGCAAGAGCTTGAAGGCCTTGTAGAGGAGCAGAACAGAGAACTGGCAG aaaaagacaaagagatcACCAACACTCTTCACAGGAGGATAACAGAAGAGAGCACACAACGCAG GCACTTTGAGGAGAAAGCtgaagagctggaggaggcaAAAAGGGAGCTAGACAGCAgagtggaggagctggaggaggagaatgaACACTTGAAGAGGCAGCAGCTGATGGAGAATGAAGTCAAGATGAAACTGAGACATGAGACTTCACGGTTAACTGCTGAAAACATG GACTTTGAAGAGCTGCTGGACcagaaaaacagattaataaaaaaactccagaatcaaataaaaagccttgaaacatcacagaaag CAAAACAAGCGTCTCCATCTGCCATTCCTAAAGATTACCTTGGCATGTTGGAGTACAAGAGAGAGGATGAACCCAGGCTCATTCAGAACATCGTTCTGG ACCTGAAGCCAAAAGGTGTGGTGGTGAACATGATCCCCGGCCTGCCAGCTTACATCCTCTTCATGTGTGTCCGCCATGCTGACTACCTGAACGACGAAATGAAACTCAAGTCTCTGATGAATGCAATCATTGGTGGTATCAAAAAGGTCATCATG agtTACCACAAAGACTTTGAGTTGCTGTCCTTCTGGCTCTCAAACACATACCAGCTGCTCAACTGTCTGAAGCAGTACAGCGGGGAGGAG GAGTTCCTGAAACAAAGTACTCCTCGCCAGATAAAGAACTGCTTGAAGAATTTCGATTTGTCCGAACACAGACAGATTCTCAGCGATCTGGCCATCCACATCTATCATCAGTTTATCACCACTATGGAGAAAGCTCTCACTCCTGCCATTG TACCCGGTATGTTGGAGCATGAGAGCTTACAGGGGATTTCTAGCATGAAGCCGACGGGCTTCAGGAAACGTTCCAGCAGTGTTTATGAGGACTCAGAGACCTACACCATCTCCtccatcctgcagcagctcactgtcttccaCTCCACCATGAACCACCACGGCATGGACCAGGGCCTCGTCAGACAGGCTATCAAACAGCTGTTCTTCTTGATAGGAGCCACCACCCTGAACAACATCATGCTGCGCAAAGACATGTGCTCCTGCAGGAAGGGAATGCAGATCAG ATGCAACATCAGTTATCTAGAGGAGTGGCTGAAAGAGAAGGAGCTTCAAAGCTCCAACGCCATCGATACTTTGAGGCCTCTGTCTCAGGCTGCttggctgctgcaggtcaaCAAGTCCACCGACGATGACGCCAAAGACATTGCTGAAAAATGCACTGAACTCAACCCTGTTCAG ATTGTCAAGATTTTGAATTCATACACACCCATTGATGATTTTGAGAAAAGGGTGACATCATCGTTTGTGCGCAAAGTTCAG GGGTTACTGCAGGACCATGAAGGCTCCACACAGCTGATGCTGGACACAGATTATCATTTCCAGGTCATGTTTCCCTTCTGCTCATCCTCACAAgctctggagctgctgcaggttccaAACAGCCTTCATCTCGACTTCCTAAACAGGATCTGA
- the gnb5a gene encoding guanine nucleotide-binding protein subunit beta-5a: MRSPLIPEMATQEVQLNETLAHLKTESETLKSKLEEERAKLHDVELHQVAEKVEGLGQFVMKTRRTLKGHGNKVLCMDWCKDKRRIVSSSQDGKVIVWDAFTTNKEHAVTMPCTWVMACAYAPSGCAVACGGLDNKCSVYPLSLDKNENLAAKKKSVAMHTNYLSACSFTNSDMQILTSSGDGTCALWDVESGQLLQSFHGHAADVLCLDLAPSETGNTFVSGGCDKKANVWDMRSGQCIQSFETHESDINSVRYYPSGDAFASGSDDATCRLYDLRADREVAIYSKESIIFGVSSVDFSLSGRLLFGGYNDYTINVWDVLKGTRVSILFGHENRVSTLRVSPDGTAFCTGSWDHTLRIWA; this comes from the exons ATGAGATCCCCTCTAATCCCTGAAATGGCTACACAGGAGGTACAGCTGAACGAGACTCTGGCTCATCTTAAAACGGAGTCGGAGACGCTGAAGTCGAAGCTGGAGGAGGAAAGAGCGAAGCTGCACGATGTCGAGC tacatCAGGTGGCAGAGAAGGTGGAGGGTCTTGGTCAGTTTGTCATGAAGACCCGGAGAACTCTGAAGGGACACGGAAACAAAGTTCTGTGTATGGACTGGTGCAAAGACAAGAGGAGAATCGTCAGCTCCTCACAG GATGGGAAAGTGATTGTGTGGGACGCTTTCACCACTAACAAG GAACACGCTGTGACAATGCCTTGCACCTGGGTGATGGCCTGCGCCTACGCCCCCTCTGGCTGCGCTGTTGCTTGTGG GGGCCTGGACAACAAGTGCTCGGTGTATCCTCTGTCCCTGGACAAGAATGAGAACTTGGCTGCGAAGAAGAAGTCGGTGGCGATGCACACAAACTACCTGTCCGCCTGTAGCTTCACCAACTCCGATATGCAG ATCCTGACGTCCAGCGGGGATGGAACATGTGCATTATGGGATGTCGAGAGCGGGCAGCTGTTGCAGAGTTTCCATGGACACGCAGCCGACGTGCTGTGTCTGGACCTGGCCCCATCCGAGACCGGAAACACATTCGTCTCAGGG GGCTGCGATAAGAAGGCTAACGTGTGGGACATGCGCTCAGGACAGTGTATCCAGTCCTTTGAAACTCATGAATCAGACATAAATAGTGTGCG atattATCCCAGTGGAGATGCTTTTGCATCTGGCTCAGATGATGCAACA TGCCGCTTGTATGACTTGAGGGCAGACAGAGAAGTGGCCATTTATTCCAAAGAGAGCATCATATTTGGGGTCTCCAGCGTTGATTTCTCCCTCAGTG gcCGACTACTGTTTGGTGGCTACAATGACTACACCATAAATGTTTGGGATGTTCTCAAAGGAACACGAGTCTCTATTCTGTTTGGACATGAGAACCGTGTCAGTACGCTGCGTGTTTCCCCCGATGGGACGGCCTTCTGCACAGGTTCCTGGGACCACACTCTTCGG aTCTGGGCTTAA